A single Pseudanabaenaceae cyanobacterium SKYG29 DNA region contains:
- the psaA gene encoding photosystem I core protein PsaA has protein sequence MTATSDKPEAKVRVVVDENPVPTSFEKWAKPGHFDRTLAKGPKTTEWIWTLHADAHDFDSFSSEEDTARKIFSAHFGHLGVIFIWLSGMYFHGAKFSNYVAWLADPVNIKPSAQVVWEIVGQDILNGDVGGGFQGIQITSGLFHLWRASGITNEYQLLCTAIGGLVMAALMFFAGWFHYHVRAPKLEWFKNAESMLNHHLAGLLGLGSLAWAGHQIHVSIPINAYLDAGIPASEIPLPHEFILNPSLMAELFPKVNWGFLSGTIPFFTGNWAAYSEFLTFKGGLNPQTGALWLTDQAHHHLAIATLFIIAGHMYRTNWGIGHSIKEILEAHKDPILIGGNGHKGLYEILTSSWHAQLAVNLALFGSLSIIVAHHMYAMPAYPYIAIDYSTQISLFTHHMWIGGFLICGAAAHAAIYLVRDYDPELTYDNVLDRMLRHRDAIISHLNWVCIFLGFHSFGLYVHNDTMRAFGRPQDMFSDTGIQLQPIFAQWIQNIHTNFIANSAPWVSNSVSPVFGGDVLAVGGKVAMAPMPLGTADFMVHHIHAFTIHVTVLILLKGVLFARNSRLIPDKADLGFRFPCDGPGRGGTCQVSAWDHVFLGLFWMYNSISIVIFHFSWKMQSDIFGTVSDGVVNHITSGNFAQSAITINGWLRDFLWAQASQVIQSYGSALSAYGLIFLGAHFVWAFSLMFLFSGRGYWQELIESIVWAHNKLRFAPAIQPRALSIIQGRAVGLAHYLLGGIATTWAFFLARFGALG, from the coding sequence CACACTAGCCAAGGGTCCGAAGACAACGGAATGGATTTGGACTCTCCACGCCGATGCTCACGACTTTGATAGTTTCAGTTCGGAAGAAGATACCGCCCGCAAGATTTTCTCTGCCCACTTTGGGCATTTGGGCGTGATTTTTATTTGGCTCAGTGGCATGTACTTCCACGGGGCGAAGTTTTCTAACTACGTGGCTTGGTTGGCTGACCCCGTCAACATTAAGCCCAGCGCCCAAGTAGTATGGGAGATTGTTGGTCAGGACATCCTCAATGGGGATGTAGGCGGCGGTTTCCAAGGTATTCAGATTACCTCGGGTCTGTTCCACCTGTGGCGGGCTTCGGGGATCACCAATGAATACCAACTGCTCTGCACCGCGATCGGTGGTCTAGTCATGGCAGCTTTGATGTTCTTTGCGGGCTGGTTCCACTACCATGTGCGGGCACCCAAGTTGGAATGGTTCAAAAATGCTGAATCCATGCTGAACCACCACTTGGCAGGGCTGTTGGGTCTAGGCTCTCTGGCTTGGGCTGGTCACCAAATCCACGTATCTATTCCGATCAATGCTTACCTAGATGCGGGGATTCCTGCCAGTGAAATTCCCTTGCCCCATGAGTTCATCCTTAACCCCTCCTTGATGGCGGAACTGTTCCCCAAGGTGAACTGGGGCTTCTTGAGTGGCACAATTCCCTTCTTTACGGGTAACTGGGCTGCTTACAGTGAATTCTTGACCTTCAAGGGCGGTTTGAACCCCCAAACGGGCGCTCTGTGGCTGACTGACCAAGCCCACCATCACCTAGCGATCGCTACCCTATTTATCATTGCGGGGCATATGTACCGCACCAACTGGGGTATCGGTCACAGCATCAAGGAAATTCTGGAAGCGCACAAAGACCCCATCCTTATTGGCGGCAATGGGCACAAGGGCTTGTATGAAATCCTCACCAGCTCTTGGCACGCGCAATTGGCAGTTAACCTGGCTCTCTTCGGTTCGCTGTCCATTATTGTGGCGCATCATATGTATGCCATGCCCGCCTATCCCTACATTGCGATCGATTACTCCACCCAGATTTCCCTGTTCACGCACCACATGTGGATTGGGGGCTTCTTGATCTGTGGGGCAGCAGCGCACGCCGCTATTTACTTAGTACGGGATTATGACCCTGAACTAACCTATGACAACGTCCTCGATCGGATGTTGCGTCACCGGGATGCGATTATCTCCCACCTGAACTGGGTATGTATTTTCCTGGGCTTCCACAGCTTCGGTTTGTACGTGCACAACGACACCATGCGGGCGTTTGGTCGTCCCCAGGATATGTTCTCTGATACAGGTATCCAGTTACAGCCTATCTTTGCGCAGTGGATTCAAAATATTCACACCAACTTTATTGCTAACTCTGCTCCCTGGGTGAGCAACTCCGTCAGTCCTGTATTTGGCGGGGATGTGTTGGCAGTGGGTGGTAAGGTGGCTATGGCGCCCATGCCCTTGGGTACGGCAGACTTCATGGTACACCACATTCACGCCTTCACGATTCACGTCACTGTTTTGATTCTCCTCAAGGGTGTGCTGTTTGCCCGTAACTCCCGCTTGATTCCTGACAAAGCTGATTTGGGCTTCCGCTTCCCCTGTGACGGACCTGGGCGCGGTGGTACTTGCCAAGTGTCGGCTTGGGACCACGTTTTCTTGGGTCTGTTCTGGATGTACAACTCTATCTCCATCGTCATCTTCCACTTCTCCTGGAAAATGCAGTCCGATATTTTCGGTACGGTGAGCGATGGGGTAGTCAACCACATTACCTCTGGTAACTTTGCCCAAAGTGCGATTACGATCAACGGCTGGCTACGAGACTTCCTGTGGGCACAGGCTTCCCAAGTGATTCAGTCCTATGGTTCGGCTCTGTCTGCCTATGGCTTGATCTTCTTGGGTGCCCACTTTGTTTGGGCGTTTAGCTTGATGTTCCTGTTCAGTGGTCGTGGCTACTGGCAAGAGTTGATTGAATCGATCGTGTGGGCACACAACAAGCTGAGATTCGCTCCTGCGATTCAACCCCGCGCTTTGAGCATTATTCAAGGTCGGGCAGTGGGCTTAGCTCACTATTTACTGGGAGGAATTGCCACTACCTGGGCATTCTTCTTGGCACGCTTTGGGGCACTTGGATAA